In Macadamia integrifolia cultivar HAES 741 chromosome 5, SCU_Mint_v3, whole genome shotgun sequence, a single window of DNA contains:
- the LOC122080175 gene encoding putative cytochrome c oxidase subunit 5C-4 gives MAATQKIGHAVYRGPSVVKEIIYGMTLGLMAGGLWKMYHWNVQRRTKEFYDLLEKGDINVVVEDE, from the coding sequence ATGGCTGCTACCCAAAAGATTGGTCATGCGGTTTATCGGGGTCCAAGTGTGGTGAAGGAGATCATCTATGGGATGACTCTTGGCCTTATGGCGGGGGGATTGTGGAAGATGTACCACTGGAACGTCCAGAGGAGAACAAAGGAGTTCTATGATCTGCTTGAAAAAGGTGATATCAATGTTGTGGTTGAGGATGAGTAA
- the LOC122078052 gene encoding cysteine-rich receptor-like protein kinase 2, which yields MKKPSGPPFLLFMLLITLLVETRVADPRYQTVELRCKTTLEQNTTIFVPNCIATMDIVGNKTRTFGFGVANVGLGPDGSYGLAQCYGDLSSLDCALCFSRARILSPECYPYNGGSTYLDGCFLRYENYSFVQEFTGPGDKVVCGNRSRKGLEFQKSARKAVLDAAAAAPDQGGYSKSAVCVSVPTNDSAYVLANCWRTLNATSCRTCLDKASALIMGCLPWSEGRALYTGCFMRYSDTNFLNAEQSGGRSKGSKLAMMVVAVLSSVAALIILVAIGVHIWRHRRIQKKRRGTNDTVKMVKMLNDSSLNFKYSALEKATGSFDDANKLGQGGFGTVYKGVLPDGREIAVKRLFFNQRYRAADFYNEVNMISTLEHKNLVRLLGCSCSGPESLLVYEILPNKSLDGFLFDPRRGKALNWKRRFEIIKGTSEGLVYLHENPNVRIIHRDIKASNILLDSKLQAKIADFGLARSFQEDKSHISTAIAGTLGYMAPEYITCGQLTKKVDVYSFGVLLLETVTGMQNSRNETSEYSDSLVTSVSFYTSSFPFPLYFPQKRGAFIKTINVKGPTNAVEE from the exons ATGAAGAAACCAAGTGGTCCTCCGTTCCTCCTCTTCATGCTTCTCATAACTCTACTAGTTGAAACAAGAGTAGCAGATCCAAGATACCAAACAGTTGAGCTCAGGTGCAAAACTACATTAGAACAAAACACAACCATCTTTGTTCCCAACTGCATCGCCACCATGGATATCGTTGGCAACAAGACTCGAACTTTCGGTTTTGGAGTAGCAAATGTGGGCTTAGGGCCTGACGGTTCCTACGGCCTTGCCCAGTGTTATGGAGACCTCTCCTCACTTGACTGCGCTCTTTGCTTTTCCAGGGCTCGCATTCTCAGTCCCGAATGCTATCCTTACAATGGGGGCAGCACCTACTTGGATGGTTGCTTCTTGCGTTATGAGAATTATAGCTTCGTCCAAGAGTTTACAGGTCCTGGAGACAAGGTTGTGTGTGGAAATAGATCGCGAAAGGGGCTTGAATTCCAGAAGTCTGCCAGAAAAGCTGTGTTGGATGCAGCTGCAGCTGCACCAGACCAGGGAGGCTACTCCAAGTCAGCAGTGTGTGTGTCAGTGCCGACGAATGATTCAGCTTATGTGTTGGCAAATTGCTGGAGAACATTGAATGCAACCTCTTGCAGAACATGTTTGGACAAAGCATCAGCCTTGATAATGGGTTGCTTGCCATGGTCAGAAGGGCGGGCTCTGTACACAGGTTGCTTCATGAGGTATTCAGACACAAACTTCCTGAACGCAGAACAGAGTGGTGGGCGATCAAAAG GGAGCAAACTAGCGATGATGGTGGTTGCCGTTTTGAGTTCTGTGGCTGCTTTAATCATCCTCGTGGCTATTGGAGTTCATATTTGGAGGCACAGGAgaatacaaaagaaaagaagag GTACAAATGATACAGTAAAAATGGTGAAGATGCTTAATGACAGTAGCTTGAATTTTAAGTACTCTGCACTAGAAAAGGCCACTGGATCTTTTGATGATGCCAACAAGCTCGGCCAAGGAGGATTTGGAACAGTTTATAAG GGAGTTCTGCCTGATGGAAGGGAGATTGCTGTGAAGAGGCTTTTCTTTAATCAAAGATACAGAGCTGCAGATTTTTATAATGAAGTTAACATGATAAGTACCCTGGAACACAAGAATTTGGTCAGGTTGTTGGGTTGCAGCTGTTCAGGACCAGAAAGCCTTCTTGTCTATGAAATTCTCCCAAACAAGAGCCTTGACGGCTTCCTCTTCG ATCCAAGAAGAGGTAAAGCACTGAATTGGAAAAGAAGATTTGAAATAATCAAAGGGACATCAGAAGGTTTGGTCTACCTTCATGAGAACCCCAATGTTAGAATCATCCACAGAGATATAAAAGCCAGCAACATCCTATTAGATTCAAAGCTTCAAGCTAAAATTGCTGATTTTGGGTTGGCAAGGTCTTTCCAAGAAGATAAAAGCCACATCAGTACAGCCATTGCAGGAACACT AGGGTATATGGCTCCAGAGTACATAACCTGTGGTCAGTTAACAAAAAAGGTAGATGTCTATAGCTTTGGGGTGCTTTTACTAGAGACTGTTACTGGAATGCAGAACAGCAGAAACGAAACATCTGAGTACTCTGATAGTCTTGTCACTTCTGTAAGTTTCTATACATCATCCTTTCCATTTCCCTTATATTTTCCCCAGAAAA GAGGTGCCTTCATTAAGACCATCAATGTCAAAGGCCCTACAAATGCTGTTGAAGAATGA